The proteins below are encoded in one region of Apium graveolens cultivar Ventura chromosome 4, ASM990537v1, whole genome shotgun sequence:
- the LOC141721770 gene encoding uncharacterized protein LOC141721770: protein MVGVADIPCIGKVVDKVSDYTVEAVFRGLKYMFCYKSLVDQLNSETDKLNIQMADMSEKIEEEKNNGKSIKVHVSEWKNDVEKAIQKSDRELSPSCSCLPIPNPVSRFQIGRNAAKKAAAVIELADTGNKYLAGDIAYLAPVIIMPKSDTTFEEFQSREDTYRKLYDALVNKDTPLVHGIYGMAGVGKTRMMEKFWEDAIKKEIFDKVVRINVGNENTGEIKLQDQIAGRLNCHLDSQDVVEDRASQLEQSLRNGGKILLIFDDVWTAIPLDNIIGTPFTDDSNSKGSKILFTSREKDVLEKLNKCEHVVEIKILSPGEALDLFKNTVGPDTINSLQDESLVQKVCDECGRLPLLIQAVGKALKCEDQDLWKDAHDQLRKGKFEKIDGIDGQVYKCIKLSIDKLKQRDAKSCLFLCSFFHEDANIDTECNMEMLIQLATGSQLIPEGRSRILAMVQSLKKSSLLLDSGTFYHNETKVHDIIRDVARSVAVSDSNYAFLQVTCNSKFLPSNADYSNRKFLRLEVETDDVQFHENVVCPDVLRTLWLQSNDHPQQFLGGFFIMFANLSFLMLQNVEISLEKFSLQSLDNLRTLSLLRCDISKTDVTLFPKKLESLWIYEGKLPSPLDVANLEYLQKLEIQHWKEFAMRSSVRSSLACLKELNISKGIITDREEYDSVVMEISKLTDLRSLQFHFEDDDTFQGRDVFSNLDRYKISVGEQLQLLFSLQRVRIFPPGFNFGDVFLKLFKTFSPLRRSIEFYGNHWQPWEGLMARAEQVRFGKSGIEVSSICKGRVKAFEDLTRLYIYECHNMGYLASISHEEIHNEATCFSKLTILDIIFCSKLEYLFCNSIAKSLVQLQYLSVIDCESMEAIIMNDGTSDREIIEFPKLRSLEIEGVGRLTSFYAKKKKMHAAGSTSAMDNSSQHQLLFDQMVAFPSLEQLTIMKLPDTSVIWGKDCFDSDTLSSFSKLKLLHVTCCDELEIVIPEAMLHRLNNVEYLIVNRCNNLRTMFPVSVPTALKHLKKLEVLEVKSCVKMTDIIEAGEQVISCQDFILLQLESIVLKGLPGLKRLFHGANFEFHFPALKEVDVKTCGFSTLFTFSMFKSFQLKNLEVKNCILLENIVEDVRGDETCNKTITLSQLTAVTLSGLPKLKSFFYNANYEFDMPVIREVIVHHCGLSNTLFTRSIFKNLKQLKTLEVSDCELLEGIFEDARGDETLNTSDKIITLNQVFTVFLDGLPKFKSMFCGATFECYMPALKKVKIVRCGLSVLFTCSVFEKIQQLEELHVSNCDSLEHIVEEVGGGETSEVNGRSITYSKLSSITLESLPKLKSFSCSSSYVFNMPRLKNFRLIKCPQIEYFSSSKTSTGLVSVTSDYCSGEEFQDLNDYVSQKRKLLEWLCTRIEL from the exons aTGGTGGGTGTAGCTGACATTCCATGCATCGGAAAAGTTGTTGACAAGGTATCAGATTATACAGTTGAAGCTGTGTTTCGTGGTTTGAAGTACATGTTCTGTTACAAGTCTCTTGTTGACCAACTCAATTCCGAAACTGACAAGCTTAACATTCAGATGGCAGACATGTCCGAGAAGATCGAGGAAGAAAAAAATAACGGTAAAAGTATTAAAGTCCATGTATCTGAATGGAAAAACGATGTTGAAAAAGCTATCCAGAAGAGTGACAGAGAGTTATCACCTTCATGCAGCTGCCTGCCCATTCCTAATCCTGTGTCTCGTTTTCAAATCGGGAGGAATGCAGCAAAGAAGGCCGCAGCCGTGATTGAACTCGCGGACACGGGAAATAAATATCTTGCTGGAGACATTGCATACCTTGCACCGGTTATAATTATGCCAAAATCTGATACCACATTCGAAGAGTTTCAGTCCAGAGAAGATACTTATCGAAAGCTCTATGACGCGCTAGTAAACAAAGATACTCCTCTGGTTCATGGCATCTATGGAATGGCAGGGGTGGGCAAAACTCGCATGATGGAAAAATTTTGGGAAGATGCCATAAAAAAGGAGATTTTTGACAAGGTGGTACGCATAAATGTAGGGAACGAAAACACGGGCGAAATAAAGTTACAAGACCAGATTGCTGGCCGTCTAAATTGCCATCTGGATTCGCAAGATGTGGTGGAAGATAGAGCTTCTCAGCTGGAACAGAGTCTAAGGAATGGGGGTAAGATTCTCCTTATATTTGACGATGTTTGGACTGCAATTCCCTTGGACAATATTATTGGAACTCCATTTACCGATGATAGTAATTCCAAGGGTTCTAAAATCCTCTTCACATCTCGAGAGAAAGATGTGTTAGAGAAGCTTAACAAGTGCGAGCATGTTGTCGAGATCAAAATCTTGAGTCCTGGTGAGGCTTTAGATCTGTTCAAGAACACTGTTGGTCCTGATACAATTAACTCTCTACAGGATGAATCCTTGGTACAAAAAGTGTGTGACGAGTGTGGTCGTTTACCATTGCTCATTCAAGCGGTTGGCAAAGCACTGAAATGCGAGGATCAAGATTTGTGGAAGGATGCACATGATCAACTTCGAAAGGGGAAATTTGAAAAAATTGATGGAATAGATGGACAAGTATATAAATGTATTAAATTAAGTATTGATAAGTTGAAACAGAGAGATGCAAAGTCATGTCTTTTTCTGTGCTCTTTCTTTCATGAAGATGCTAACATTGATACAGAGTGTAATATGGAGATGCTGATCCAGTTAGCAACAGGCTCTCAACTTATTCCTGAGGGAAGGTCAAGAATACTTGCTATGGTTCAATCTCTCAAGAAGTCTTCTTTGTTGCTCGACTCTGGAACTTTCTACCATAATGAAACTAAAGTTCACGATATCATTAGAGACGTAGCAAGATCCGTAGCTGTCTCAGATTCAAACTATGCTTTTTTACAGGTGACGTGCAACTCAAAATTCTTGCCTTCTAATGCCGATTATAGTAATCGGAAATTCTTACGTTTAGAAGTGGAGACTGATGATGTCCAGTTCCATGAGAATGTGGTATGCCCAGACGTGCTGCGTACCTTGTGGCTACAAAGCAACGACCATCCGCAACAGTTCTTAGGTGGCTTCTTCATAATGTTTGCGAATCTCAGTTTTCTGATGCTACAAAATGTAGAAATATCTTTGGAGAAGTTCTCTCTTCAATCCTTGGATAATCTCCGGACCCTTAGTTTATTAAGGTGTGACATAAGTAAGACAGATGTCACTCTTTTTCCCAAAAAACTAGAATCTCTTTGGATTTATGAGGGTAAACTCCCAAGTCCGCTGGATGTAGCAAACCTGGAATATCTTCAAAAGCTAGAGATTCAACATTGGAAAGAATTTGCAATGCGGTCAAGTGTCAGATCTAGTCTAGCCTGTCTGAAAGAGTTAAACATATCAAAGGGTATCATCACTGACCGTGAAGAGTATGATTCGGTAGTGATGGAGATTAGTAAATTGACTGATCTCAGAAGTTTACAATTTCATTTCGAAGATGATGATACTTTTCAAGGTAGAGATGTGTTTTCTAATTTAGATAGATACAAAATATCTGTGGGTGAGCAATTACAGTTGCTGTTTAGTTTGCAGAGAGTTAGAATTTTTCCACCAGGATTTAATTTTGGGGATgtatttttgaaattatttaaaaCTTTTTCACCATTAAGGAGGTCGATTGAATTTTATGGCAATCACTGGCAACCCTGGGAAGGTTTGATGGCGAGGGCTGAACAAGTGAGATTCGGTAAAAGCGGTATTGAAGTGAGTAGCATTTGCAAAGGCCGTGTAAAAGCATTTGAAGACTTGACAAGACTGTATATTTACGAATGTCACAACATGGGGTATCTAGCAAGTATATCACATGAGGAGATCCATAATGAGGCAACATGTTTCTCTAAACTTACCATTTTAGATATTATTTTCTGCTCTAAATTAGAATACCTGTTCTGCAACAGCATTGCAAAAAGTCTGGTACAGCTGCAATACCTCAGTGTGATAGATTGTGAATCTATGGAAGCCATCATAATGAATGACGGTACAAGTGATAGAGAAATCATTGAATTCCCTAAATTAAGATCACTGGAGATAGAAGGTGTCGGAAGACTCACAAGCTTTTACGCGAAAAAGAAAAAAATGCATGCAGCTGGTTCAACATCAGCAATGGACAACTCTTCTCAACATCAACTTCTTTTCGATCAAATG GTGGCCTTCCCTTCCTTGGAACAACTGACTATCATGAAGTTGCCAGACACAAGTGTAATTTGGGGAAAGGACTGCTTTGATAGTGACACTTTATCCTCCTTTTCCAAACTAAAACTTCTTCATGTAACTTGCTGTGACGAACTGGAAATTGTGATCCCAGAGGCCATGTTGCATAGGCTTAATAATGTGGAATACTTAATCGTAAATAGATGCAACAATTTGAGAACCATGTTCCCAGTTTCTGTTCCAACTGCTCTTAAGCACCTTAAGAAATTGGAAGTATTGGAAGTAAAGTCCTGTGTGAAGATGACAGATATTATCGAGGCAGGTGAACAAGTAATCTCTTGCCAG GATTTTATACTCCTTCAACTCGAGTCAATTGTTCTTAAAGGCTTGCCTGGTCTCAAAAGGCTTTTTCATGGTGCGAATTTCGAGTTCCATTTTCCGGCTTTAAAGGAAGTGGATGTTAAAACCTGTGGATTCTCAACTCTTTTTACGTTCTCTATGTTCAAAAGTTTCCAACTCAAAAACTTAGAAGTAAAAAATTGTATATTGTTGGAGAACATTGTTGAGGACGTAAGGGGTGATGAGACTTGCAACAAGACTATCACACTCTCTCAGCTAACAGCAGTTACTCTTTCAGGATTGCCGAAGCTCAAAAGTTTTTTCTATAATGCGAATTATGAGTTCGACATGCCGGTTATAAGGGAGGTGATAGTTCATCATTGTGGGTTATCTAACACTCTTTTCACCCGCTCTATCTTCAAAAATCTCAAGCAACTGAAAACATTAGAAGTTTCTGATTGCGAATTGTTGGAAGGCATCTTTGAGGATGCGAGGGGTGATGAAACTCTAAATACGAGTGACAAGATTATCACACTTAATCAAGTCTTTACAGTTTTTCTTGATGGCTTACCTAAGTTCAAAAGTATGTTCTGCGGTGCAACTTTCGAGTGCTATATGCCGGCTCTAAAGAAAGTGAAAATTGTTAGGTGTGGACTCTCTGTTCTTTTTACGTGCTCGGTGTTTGAAAAAATCCAACAGCTTGAAGAATTACATGTATCTAACTGCGATTCATTGGAACATATTGTTGAGGAGGTTGGGGGAGGTGAAACTTCTGAGGTAAATGGTAGGAGTATCACATATTCTAAACTCTCATcaattactcttgaatctttgCCAAAGCTCAAAAGTTTCAGTTGCAGTTCGAGCTATGTTTTCAATATGCCCAGATTGAAGAATTTCAGGCTTATTAAGTGTCCCCAGATAGAATATTTCAGTTCCTCGAAAACAAGCACTGGATTGGTGAGTGTTACTAGCGACTACTGCAGTGGAGAGGAATTTCAAGACTTGAACGACTATGTATCCCAAAAGAGGAAGCTACTTGAGTGGTTGTGCACGAGAATCGAGTTATAA